Proteins encoded by one window of Streptomyces sp. LX-29:
- a CDS encoding carbonic anhydrase gives MSISAPQPLPHSTDSDDVRVSTFPTEGTVIDRFVEANSRYATEFHDPGVDARPVQRVAVVACMDARLDLHAALGLELGDCHTIRNAGGVVTDDVIRSLTISQRALGTRSVMLIHHTGCGLLNLTEDFRHELEAEVGQRPAWAVEAFKDLDRDVRQSMQRVRTSPFLLHKDDVRGFVFDVTTGLLREIDPAGPTDAQE, from the coding sequence ATGTCGATATCCGCGCCTCAGCCGCTGCCCCACTCCACCGACAGCGACGATGTCCGTGTGAGCACATTCCCCACGGAAGGCACGGTCATAGACCGTTTCGTCGAAGCCAACTCCCGATACGCGACCGAGTTCCACGACCCCGGGGTCGACGCCCGCCCTGTGCAGCGCGTCGCCGTGGTCGCCTGCATGGACGCCCGTCTCGACCTCCACGCCGCACTCGGGCTGGAACTGGGCGACTGCCACACCATCCGCAACGCGGGCGGCGTGGTCACCGACGACGTCATTCGTTCCCTCACCATCAGCCAGCGCGCGCTGGGCACCCGGAGCGTGATGCTCATCCACCACACCGGGTGCGGTCTGCTGAACCTGACCGAGGACTTCCGGCATGAGCTGGAGGCGGAGGTCGGCCAGCGTCCGGCGTGGGCGGTCGAGGCGTTCAAGGACCTCGACCGGGACGTCCGCCAGTCCATGCAGCGGGTGCGGACCTCCCCCTTCCTGCTGCACAAGGATGATGTGCGAGGCTTCGTCTTCGATGTGACGACGGGCCTGCTGCGCGAGATCGACCCCG